The Stigmatopora argus isolate UIUO_Sarg chromosome 23, RoL_Sarg_1.0, whole genome shotgun sequence genome contains a region encoding:
- the tspan12 gene encoding tetraspanin-12 isoform X2, which produces MARQDAVRCVRIFLYALNVLFWLMSACILGVAAWIRDSLNAVLTLTAHTRLEEAAVLTFAPVVHPVLVVVCCFLLMVAMLGVCGTLRCDLAMLSWYFGSLLVILCVELASALWTYEQPPLQRSDILSLKFRMANFGLRQHQWLTHTWNTFQTEFECCGVIYFTDWLEMTEREWPPDSCCSNQYPGCARRAHQHDLSDLHQEGCGPKLLSFIRSSAPLQLLRFLGVALGVAQILAMALTLTLLWTLSYGRRGPKERAGSPALSRGPSVELPLQAELGS; this is translated from the exons ATGGCGCGACAGGACGCCGTGAGATGCGTGCGCATTTTCCTCTACGCGCTCAACGTGCTCTTCTGG CTTATGTCAGCGTGCATTCTGGGAGTGGCGGCGTGGATTCGGGATTCCCTCAACGCCGTCCTCACTCTGACTGCTCACACCAG GCTGGAGGAAGCGGCGGTCCTGACTTTCGCTCCCGTGGTCCACCCCGTCTTGGTGGTGGTGTGCTGCTTCCTGTTGATGGTGGCCATGTTGGGCGTGTGCGGCACACTACGTTGCGACCTGGCCATGCTGTCCTGG TACTTTGGAAGTCTGCTGGTTATCTTGTGCGTGGAGTTGGCCAGCGCTCTGTGGACCTACGAACAG cCCCCATTGCAGCGCTCTGACATTCTCAGCCTCAAATTTCGTATGGCAAACTTTGGCCTTCGCCAGCATCAGTGGCTCACGCACACCTGGAACACCTTTCAGACGGAG TTTGAATGTTGCGGGGTGATTTACTTCACCGATTGGCTGGAGATGACGGAGAGGGAGTGGCCTCCTGACTCCTGCTGCTCCAATCAGTATCCGGGATGCGCCCGGCGAGCCCACCAACACGACCTCAGCGATCTCCATCAAGAG GGCTGCGGTCCCAAGCTGCTGTCGTTCATCCGATCCAGCGCGCCGCTGCAGCTGCTGCGCTTCCTGGGCGTGGCCTTGGGCGTGGCGCAGATCCTGGCCATGGCCCTGACGCTCACGCTGCTGTGGACGCTTTCCTACGGACGCCGGGGACCCAAGGAGCGAGCGGGCTCGCCGGCGCTCTCTCGGGGTCCGTCCGTCGAGCTCCCCCTACAGGCGGAACTCGGTTCCTAG
- the tspan12 gene encoding tetraspanin-12 isoform X1 encodes MCLCVCVYVCVCVCVCVRERACEMFDILTCYFRHRNGSVCVCVCVCVSVSLQLMSACILGVAAWIRDSLNAVLTLTAHTRLEEAAVLTFAPVVHPVLVVVCCFLLMVAMLGVCGTLRCDLAMLSWYFGSLLVILCVELASALWTYEQPPLQRSDILSLKFRMANFGLRQHQWLTHTWNTFQTEFECCGVIYFTDWLEMTEREWPPDSCCSNQYPGCARRAHQHDLSDLHQEGCGPKLLSFIRSSAPLQLLRFLGVALGVAQILAMALTLTLLWTLSYGRRGPKERAGSPALSRGPSVELPLQAELGS; translated from the exons atgtgtctgtgtgtgtgtgtatatgtgtgtgtctgtgtgtgtgtgtgtgtcagagaGAGAGCATGCGAAATGTTTGACATTCTCACATGTTATTTTCGTCACAGAAAcggatctgtgtgtgtgtgtgtgtgtgtgtgtgtgtctgtttctcTGCAGCTTATGTCAGCGTGCATTCTGGGAGTGGCGGCGTGGATTCGGGATTCCCTCAACGCCGTCCTCACTCTGACTGCTCACACCAG GCTGGAGGAAGCGGCGGTCCTGACTTTCGCTCCCGTGGTCCACCCCGTCTTGGTGGTGGTGTGCTGCTTCCTGTTGATGGTGGCCATGTTGGGCGTGTGCGGCACACTACGTTGCGACCTGGCCATGCTGTCCTGG TACTTTGGAAGTCTGCTGGTTATCTTGTGCGTGGAGTTGGCCAGCGCTCTGTGGACCTACGAACAG cCCCCATTGCAGCGCTCTGACATTCTCAGCCTCAAATTTCGTATGGCAAACTTTGGCCTTCGCCAGCATCAGTGGCTCACGCACACCTGGAACACCTTTCAGACGGAG TTTGAATGTTGCGGGGTGATTTACTTCACCGATTGGCTGGAGATGACGGAGAGGGAGTGGCCTCCTGACTCCTGCTGCTCCAATCAGTATCCGGGATGCGCCCGGCGAGCCCACCAACACGACCTCAGCGATCTCCATCAAGAG GGCTGCGGTCCCAAGCTGCTGTCGTTCATCCGATCCAGCGCGCCGCTGCAGCTGCTGCGCTTCCTGGGCGTGGCCTTGGGCGTGGCGCAGATCCTGGCCATGGCCCTGACGCTCACGCTGCTGTGGACGCTTTCCTACGGACGCCGGGGACCCAAGGAGCGAGCGGGCTCGCCGGCGCTCTCTCGGGGTCCGTCCGTCGAGCTCCCCCTACAGGCGGAACTCGGTTCCTAG
- the tspan12 gene encoding tetraspanin-12 isoform X3: protein MSACILGVAAWIRDSLNAVLTLTAHTRLEEAAVLTFAPVVHPVLVVVCCFLLMVAMLGVCGTLRCDLAMLSWYFGSLLVILCVELASALWTYEQPPLQRSDILSLKFRMANFGLRQHQWLTHTWNTFQTEFECCGVIYFTDWLEMTEREWPPDSCCSNQYPGCARRAHQHDLSDLHQEGCGPKLLSFIRSSAPLQLLRFLGVALGVAQILAMALTLTLLWTLSYGRRGPKERAGSPALSRGPSVELPLQAELGS from the exons ATGTCAGCGTGCATTCTGGGAGTGGCGGCGTGGATTCGGGATTCCCTCAACGCCGTCCTCACTCTGACTGCTCACACCAG GCTGGAGGAAGCGGCGGTCCTGACTTTCGCTCCCGTGGTCCACCCCGTCTTGGTGGTGGTGTGCTGCTTCCTGTTGATGGTGGCCATGTTGGGCGTGTGCGGCACACTACGTTGCGACCTGGCCATGCTGTCCTGG TACTTTGGAAGTCTGCTGGTTATCTTGTGCGTGGAGTTGGCCAGCGCTCTGTGGACCTACGAACAG cCCCCATTGCAGCGCTCTGACATTCTCAGCCTCAAATTTCGTATGGCAAACTTTGGCCTTCGCCAGCATCAGTGGCTCACGCACACCTGGAACACCTTTCAGACGGAG TTTGAATGTTGCGGGGTGATTTACTTCACCGATTGGCTGGAGATGACGGAGAGGGAGTGGCCTCCTGACTCCTGCTGCTCCAATCAGTATCCGGGATGCGCCCGGCGAGCCCACCAACACGACCTCAGCGATCTCCATCAAGAG GGCTGCGGTCCCAAGCTGCTGTCGTTCATCCGATCCAGCGCGCCGCTGCAGCTGCTGCGCTTCCTGGGCGTGGCCTTGGGCGTGGCGCAGATCCTGGCCATGGCCCTGACGCTCACGCTGCTGTGGACGCTTTCCTACGGACGCCGGGGACCCAAGGAGCGAGCGGGCTCGCCGGCGCTCTCTCGGGGTCCGTCCGTCGAGCTCCCCCTACAGGCGGAACTCGGTTCCTAG